From Roseburia hominis, the proteins below share one genomic window:
- a CDS encoding secondary thiamine-phosphate synthase enzyme YjbQ, which produces MIRMYSYRILTKEYNQMILVTDKLREAVRESGIQNGVATVMTMHTTTGIAVNEALECLESDIANMLEKNAPEEGTYSHARMLHDYGSTAGNPTGHLKSYLTGNHCHFYVIDGELIQGGAQDVYFCEFDGPANRMIKIFIDGE; this is translated from the coding sequence ATGATACGGATGTATAGTTATAGGATACTCACAAAGGAGTATAATCAGATGATCCTTGTGACGGATAAGCTTCGTGAGGCCGTCCGCGAGAGCGGGATTCAAAATGGAGTTGCAACCGTTATGACAATGCATACCACAACGGGTATTGCGGTGAATGAAGCATTGGAGTGCCTGGAAAGTGATATTGCTAATATGCTTGAAAAAAATGCCCCGGAGGAGGGTACATATTCCCATGCACGAATGTTGCATGATTATGGTTCAACTGCCGGAAACCCTACGGGTCATTTGAAATCCTATTTAACAGGAAATCACTGTCACTTCTATGTGATAGATGGCGAATTGATTCAGGGAGGGGCACAGGATGTGTACTTCTGCGAGTTCGACGGACCAGCCAACCGCATGATAAAAATTTTTATAGATGGTGAGTAA
- a CDS encoding RbsD/FucU domain-containing protein — translation MLKNIPTCMSPDLLRALCAIGHGSKIMICDGNCDINTVGHDRAYRVRLDGVGGAEVLKAVLQLIPLDDYIDNSVRICNTENGIPAPDVWKDYEEIVRNSEEYSKLPNGIQYLDDPEFWAVSKEIDLVIGTGERDVYGNIFLQKGVIRKDS, via the coding sequence ATGTTAAAAAATATACCGACTTGTATGTCGCCGGATTTGTTAAGAGCTTTGTGTGCCATTGGACACGGCTCTAAGATTATGATCTGTGATGGAAATTGTGATATCAATACGGTGGGACATGACAGGGCTTATCGTGTCCGTCTTGACGGAGTGGGAGGAGCTGAAGTTCTAAAAGCGGTCCTTCAATTGATTCCGTTAGATGATTATATTGATAATTCTGTTCGCATCTGCAATACGGAGAATGGAATTCCGGCGCCGGATGTGTGGAAGGATTATGAGGAAATTGTGAGAAACAGTGAGGAATATTCCAAACTGCCGAACGGAATTCAGTATCTGGACGATCCGGAGTTCTGGGCTGTTTCAAAGGAAATTGATCTGGTGATCGGCACCGGAGAAAGAGATGTGTATGGGAACATTTTCCTGCAGAAGGGAGTTATCCGCAAAGATAGCTAA
- a CDS encoding AI-2E family transporter: MDWSKVTFRKIRGLIVFTILILVGLWKFDIVLDVLGFVWGIILPFVIGGAIAFIINVPMSFLEKKIFGAEKEKRGKVAKKLARPLSLVLTLVLVLGVIVLVMFVLVPQLGETFSSLGQNIAAFIPQFQKWIQDFTNNNQEIMNYVDKIEFNPDKIIQWAMSFLGNGAGNMMNTTVAAVGSIISGVATFFIAFSFACYILIQKEKLHVQVRKVIFAFVPKRKAEVGLEICALTYKTFSSFLTGQCVEAVILGSMFVVSMTVLGLPYALLTGIVIAFTALIPIFGGFIGCGVGTFLIFMVDVRQAVFFVVLFLVLQQIEGNLIYPHVVGGSVGLPSIWVLAAVTIGGNLMGIVGMLIFIPLVSVVYTLFREVVYLELKKQRIKRVTVDSVEEYTEEEVERMQEIFREEQAERLREMTRGAEER; this comes from the coding sequence ATGGACTGGAGCAAGGTGACATTTCGGAAAATCAGGGGACTGATCGTATTTACCATATTAATATTGGTAGGACTTTGGAAATTCGATATTGTTTTAGATGTATTGGGATTCGTGTGGGGAATTATTTTACCCTTTGTGATAGGGGGAGCGATCGCGTTTATCATCAATGTTCCTATGAGCTTTCTGGAAAAGAAGATTTTTGGGGCGGAGAAGGAAAAGCGTGGGAAGGTCGCGAAGAAGCTGGCGCGGCCGCTGAGTCTGGTGCTGACGCTTGTACTGGTCCTGGGAGTCATCGTGCTGGTCATGTTTGTTCTGGTACCGCAGCTTGGGGAAACATTTTCCAGCCTGGGGCAGAATATTGCGGCTTTTATTCCCCAGTTTCAGAAATGGATTCAGGATTTTACCAATAATAATCAGGAAATCATGAATTATGTTGATAAGATCGAATTCAATCCGGACAAGATTATTCAGTGGGCGATGTCATTTTTGGGAAATGGCGCAGGCAATATGATGAACACCACGGTGGCTGCGGTTGGTTCTATCATTAGCGGCGTAGCGACATTTTTCATCGCTTTTTCGTTTGCGTGTTATATTTTGATTCAAAAAGAAAAACTGCATGTGCAGGTAAGAAAAGTTATTTTTGCATTTGTGCCAAAAAGGAAGGCTGAGGTAGGGCTTGAGATCTGTGCATTGACTTATAAGACATTTTCCAGTTTCCTGACCGGGCAGTGTGTGGAAGCGGTGATCCTGGGGAGTATGTTCGTAGTTTCCATGACGGTTCTTGGACTGCCTTATGCACTGCTCACCGGAATTGTGATCGCTTTTACAGCGTTGATTCCGATATTCGGCGGTTTTATCGGCTGTGGGGTGGGGACCTTCCTGATATTTATGGTGGATGTGCGGCAGGCAGTATTTTTTGTCGTTCTGTTTTTGGTATTGCAGCAAATAGAAGGGAATCTGATTTATCCGCATGTAGTTGGCGGCTCGGTGGGCCTGCCGTCAATCTGGGTGCTCGCCGCCGTTACGATTGGCGGAAATTTGATGGGAATCGTGGGAATGCTGATTTTTATCCCGTTGGTTTCGGTGGTATATACGTTGTTTAGGGAAGTGGTGTACCTGGAACTGAAGAAGCAGCGGATCAAGAGGGTTACCGTCGATTCTGTGGAGGAGTACACGGAGGAAGAAGTAGAACGGATGCAGGAGATCTTTAGAGAGGAGCAGGCCGAGAGACTTAGGGAAATGACAAGGGGTGCTGAGGAGAGGTAG
- a CDS encoding GntR family transcriptional regulator, producing MQSEYRGKPRDIAVELLECYIKENHMKPHDRLPAERRMCEMWDISRTTLRKAVRKLEIEGKVYSVVGSGTYVSPPKYVRNLQDIESLGMKRKAQESGRKITAVLVSSSVIECTKQISMKLHVPLGHKIFVISRLRLVDDSPGWIETSYLDAGRFRGIEEHDFTQESLYHVIENIYGTKLTQGQQKVSITYTTKKESELLRIPEETAVIYVSGVICGSDGEPVEYCRSVVRADKICFMSILKQIPKEKKNRE from the coding sequence ATGCAGTCTGAATACCGCGGAAAACCGCGAGATATCGCAGTTGAATTGCTGGAATGTTATATAAAAGAGAATCATATGAAGCCGCACGACCGTCTGCCTGCAGAGCGCAGGATGTGTGAGATGTGGGATATCAGCCGTACCACTTTGCGCAAAGCGGTGCGGAAGCTGGAGATCGAGGGAAAGGTGTATAGCGTGGTGGGAAGCGGCACCTATGTTTCCCCTCCGAAATATGTGCGAAATCTTCAGGATATCGAGAGCCTGGGCATGAAGCGTAAAGCGCAGGAGTCCGGCAGAAAGATTACGGCAGTTCTCGTGTCATCATCTGTGATTGAGTGTACAAAGCAGATCTCTATGAAATTACATGTACCGTTAGGACATAAGATATTTGTGATATCGCGATTGAGATTAGTGGACGATAGTCCCGGGTGGATCGAGACTTCTTATCTTGACGCCGGGCGTTTTCGCGGCATAGAAGAGCACGATTTCACGCAGGAGTCACTTTATCATGTAATAGAAAATATATATGGAACGAAACTTACTCAGGGACAGCAGAAGGTCAGTATCACGTATACGACGAAGAAGGAGTCTGAATTGTTAAGGATTCCGGAAGAGACAGCGGTGATTTATGTGAGCGGTGTGATCTGTGGAAGCGATGGAGAACCTGTTGAGTATTGCAGGTCTGTTGTCAGAGCGGACAAGATTTGTTTTATGAGTATATTAAAGCAAATCCCCAAAGAAAAGAAAAACAGAGAATAA
- the ugpC gene encoding sn-glycerol-3-phosphate ABC transporter ATP-binding protein UgpC — MASLSLKHINKTYPNGFEAVKDFNLEIEDKEFIIFVGPSGCGKSTTLRMVAGLEDITSGELRIGDKVVNDVEPKDRDIAMVFQNYALYPHMTVYDNMAFGLKLRKVPKDQIDKMVREAAKILDLEKLLDRKPKALSGGQRQRVAMGRAIVRNPKVFLMDEPLSNLDAKLRGQMRIEISKLHQRLGTTIIYVTHDQTEAMTLGTRIVVMNAGIVQQVDTPQVLYDTPCNLFVAGFIGSPQMNFVDAVCKVKGNKVVLQAGPAEIELPEAKAKKLIAGGYDGKTVVLGIRPEDVHDEPDYLAKHQNTIIQATIRVYEMLGAEVYLHFDYEGATMTARVDPRTTARTGDTVKFALDPDKIHVFDKETELTITN, encoded by the coding sequence ATGGCAAGTTTATCATTGAAACATATCAACAAAACTTATCCGAATGGATTTGAAGCAGTTAAAGATTTCAACCTCGAAATCGAAGACAAAGAGTTTATCATCTTCGTAGGACCGTCAGGATGTGGTAAATCTACTACACTTCGTATGGTTGCTGGTCTGGAAGACATCACAAGCGGCGAGCTTCGCATCGGCGACAAGGTAGTTAACGACGTAGAGCCGAAGGACAGAGATATCGCAATGGTATTCCAGAACTACGCTCTGTATCCGCATATGACAGTATACGATAACATGGCTTTCGGTCTTAAGTTAAGAAAAGTACCGAAGGATCAGATCGATAAGATGGTTCGTGAAGCAGCTAAGATCCTTGACCTTGAGAAACTGCTTGATCGTAAACCGAAGGCTCTTTCCGGTGGACAGAGACAGCGTGTTGCTATGGGACGTGCTATCGTTCGTAACCCGAAGGTATTCCTTATGGACGAGCCGCTTTCTAACCTGGACGCTAAGCTTCGTGGACAGATGCGTATTGAGATCTCCAAACTGCATCAGAGACTGGGCACAACCATCATTTACGTAACACATGACCAGACAGAGGCTATGACCCTTGGTACCAGAATCGTAGTTATGAACGCTGGTATCGTTCAGCAGGTAGATACTCCGCAGGTACTTTACGATACACCGTGCAACCTGTTCGTTGCCGGATTCATCGGATCTCCGCAGATGAACTTCGTAGACGCTGTATGTAAAGTAAAAGGCAACAAAGTTGTTCTTCAGGCTGGCCCGGCAGAGATCGAACTTCCGGAAGCAAAAGCTAAAAAGCTTATCGCTGGCGGATATGATGGAAAGACTGTTGTACTTGGTATTCGTCCGGAAGACGTACATGATGAGCCGGATTACCTTGCTAAACATCAGAACACCATTATCCAGGCTACTATCCGTGTATACGAGATGCTTGGTGCTGAAGTTTACCTGCACTTCGATTACGAAGGAGCTACCATGACTGCAAGAGTTGATCCAAGAACAACTGCAAGAACAGGCGATACTGTTAAATTTGCTCTTGATCCGGATAAGATTCATGTATTCGATAAAGAGACTGAGCTGACAATCACCAACTAG
- a CDS encoding nucleoside recognition protein, protein MLNYLWAGMIIVGVVFAAFTGKMPDITNAALDSSREAVTLCITMMGVMSFWVGIMEIAKKAGVLESTSKRMGPFIHFLFPSLPKDHPAQEAIAANIIANVLGLGWAATPAGLRAMDELGKLEEDRRRGRLAGPVRKKGVASNEMCTFLILNISSLQLIPVNVIAYRSQYGSVNPTAIVGPGIMATAVSTGVAIVFCKMMDRGRRRA, encoded by the coding sequence ATGCTGAATTATTTATGGGCAGGAATGATTATTGTAGGTGTGGTCTTTGCGGCGTTTACGGGGAAAATGCCGGACATTACGAATGCGGCGCTGGATTCTTCCCGGGAGGCGGTGACCTTATGTATCACGATGATGGGGGTGATGTCTTTCTGGGTGGGGATTATGGAGATTGCAAAAAAGGCGGGAGTGCTGGAGTCGACCTCAAAACGGATGGGACCGTTCATTCATTTTCTATTCCCATCGCTTCCCAAAGACCACCCGGCGCAGGAGGCGATCGCGGCAAATATCATTGCGAATGTGCTGGGGCTTGGCTGGGCGGCAACGCCGGCGGGGCTTAGGGCTATGGACGAATTAGGGAAGCTGGAGGAGGATAGAAGGCGTGGAAGACTGGCGGGACCGGTGCGGAAAAAGGGAGTGGCCAGTAATGAGATGTGTACGTTTCTGATCCTCAATATCTCGTCGCTGCAGCTGATACCGGTGAATGTGATCGCCTACCGGAGCCAGTATGGGAGCGTGAATCCGACGGCGATCGTGGGACCGGGGATCATGGCGACGGCGGTGAGCACGGGGGTGGCGATCGTGTTTTGTAAGATGATGGATCGTGGGAGGCGGAGAGCGTGA
- the frlD gene encoding fructoselysine 6-kinase: MKITTIGDNCMDVYEQLGQAFPGGNPVNVAVYFKRYQHEVSYIGVVGDDKYGPVLKEAVAQKGVDTSRVRTLPGKTAITIVELVNNDRVFKDYDEGVLADIRLSEDDLAFCREQDLIVSSIWSHIESDLPKMRSGKNIIAFDFSTERDNPIIDEALPYVDYAFFAFDEDDEPTREFIRRRQAQGAKYVIATLGSNGSIAYDGNQFYKFGIISCEVVDTMGAGDSYIAGFLDGVLRGASLEECMQAGAKNSTITIGYKGAW, from the coding sequence ATGAAAATAACTACAATTGGCGATAATTGTATGGATGTTTATGAGCAGCTTGGCCAGGCGTTTCCGGGAGGAAATCCGGTAAATGTTGCGGTTTATTTTAAGAGATATCAGCATGAGGTATCTTATATTGGAGTGGTGGGGGATGACAAATACGGCCCGGTGCTGAAAGAGGCCGTTGCACAAAAAGGCGTCGACACCTCCAGAGTCAGAACTCTGCCGGGTAAGACAGCGATTACTATTGTAGAGCTGGTAAATAATGACAGAGTATTCAAAGATTACGACGAGGGCGTTCTTGCGGACATCAGGCTTTCTGAAGATGATCTTGCTTTTTGCAGGGAGCAGGACCTGATCGTCAGCAGCATTTGGAGTCACATAGAATCTGACCTGCCGAAGATGCGTTCCGGAAAGAATATCATCGCGTTTGATTTCTCTACGGAGCGGGATAATCCGATCATCGATGAGGCGTTGCCCTATGTGGATTATGCATTTTTTGCATTTGATGAGGATGATGAACCGACAAGGGAATTTATCCGCAGAAGGCAGGCTCAGGGTGCGAAATATGTCATTGCCACCCTTGGAAGCAACGGAAGTATTGCTTATGACGGCAATCAGTTTTATAAATTTGGAATTATCTCTTGTGAAGTGGTAGATACCATGGGAGCGGGAGACAGTTATATCGCGGGCTTCCTGGATGGGGTCTTAAGAGGAGCGAGCCTCGAAGAGTGTATGCAGGCAGGAGCGAAGAACAGTACGATCACTATTGGGTACAAGGGCGCCTGGTAG
- a CDS encoding GntR family transcriptional regulator translates to MSDINYQSPMYLQLREVIRNKIESGEYPPGTAIPTEKELAETYELNRLTVRSAIETLANEGILKKIQGKGMFVMGEKIERTLDTLGGFTQVLKDRHMKPATRILAKGLRRAGTKFGDIFQIDPEENIYYIKCLCLADDTPYSIDEIYVPQCVLPNLDDVDLTVFSLDEVFEFYNIEIKTANQTLELTQLEQSDAKLLGINSELAVMLFECVSYDTDHRVVEFSRTYSRADICSFTATFRNDD, encoded by the coding sequence ATGAGTGATATCAATTATCAATCCCCGATGTATTTGCAGCTGCGGGAGGTTATACGGAATAAAATAGAGTCCGGCGAGTATCCGCCGGGGACTGCAATACCGACAGAGAAGGAATTGGCAGAAACATATGAACTCAACCGTCTTACGGTGCGTAGTGCGATTGAAACTCTGGCGAATGAAGGAATTCTTAAAAAGATTCAGGGAAAAGGCATGTTTGTCATGGGGGAGAAAATCGAGAGGACCCTGGACACGCTGGGAGGATTTACACAGGTACTGAAGGACCGGCATATGAAGCCCGCCACAAGGATTCTTGCGAAGGGGCTTCGGAGGGCAGGAACCAAATTCGGAGATATTTTTCAGATAGATCCGGAGGAGAATATCTACTATATTAAATGTCTCTGCCTTGCTGATGACACGCCATATTCTATAGATGAGATTTATGTTCCGCAGTGTGTTCTGCCGAATCTGGACGATGTGGACCTGACCGTGTTTTCATTAGATGAAGTCTTTGAATTCTATAATATTGAGATAAAAACGGCGAACCAGACGCTGGAACTGACGCAGCTTGAGCAAAGCGACGCGAAGCTGCTTGGAATTAACAGCGAGCTTGCGGTGATGCTGTTTGAGTGTGTAAGTTATGATACAGATCACCGTGTAGTTGAGTTTTCACGTACATACAGCCGTGCAGATATTTGCAGCTTTACTGCTACGTTTCGTAATGATGACTAG